A section of the Macaca thibetana thibetana isolate TM-01 chromosome 10, ASM2454274v1, whole genome shotgun sequence genome encodes:
- the CEBPB gene encoding CCAAT/enhancer-binding protein beta, with the protein MQRLVAWDPACLPLPPPPAFKSMEVANFYYEADCLAAAYGGKAAPAAPPAARPGPRPPAGELGSIGDHERAIDFSPYLEPLGAPQAPAPATATDTFEAAPPAPAPAPASSGQHHDFLSDLFSDDYGGKNCKKPAEYGYVSLGRLGAAKGALHPGCFAPLHPPPPPPPPPAELKAEPGFEPADCKRKEEAGAPGGGAGMAAGFPYALRAYLGYQAVPSGSSGSLSTSSSSSPPGTPSPADAKAPPAACYAGAAPPPSQVKSKAKKTVDKHSDEYKIRRERNNIAVRKSRDKAKMRNLETQHKVLELTAENERLQKKVEQLSRELSTLRNLFKQLPEPLLASSGHC; encoded by the coding sequence ATGCAACGCCTGGTGGCCTGGGACCCAGCATGTCTCCCCCTGCCGCCGCCGCCTGCCTTTAAATCCATGGAAGTGGCCAACTTCTACTACGAGGCGGACTGCTTGGCTGCTGCGTACGGCGGCAAGGCGGCCCCCGCGGCGCCCCCCGCGGCCAGACCCGGGCCGCGCCCCCCAGCCGGCGAGCTGGGCAGCATCGGCGACCACGAGCGCGCCATCGACTTCAGCCCGTACCTGGAGCCGCTGGGCGCGCCGCAGGCCCCGGCGCCCGCCACGGCCACGGACACCTTCGAGGCGGCTCCGCCCGCGCCCGCCCCCGCGCCCGCCTCCTCCGGGCAGCACCACGACTTCCTCTCCGACCTCTTCTCCGACGACTACGGGGGCAAGAACTGCAAGAAGCCGGCCGAGTACGGCTACGTGAGCCTGGGGCGCCTGGGGGCCGCCAAGGGCGCGCTGCACCCCGGCTGCTTCGCGCCCCTGCACCCGCcacccccgccgccgccgccgcccgccgaGCTCAAGGCGGAGCCGGGCTTCGAGCCCGCGGACTGCAAGCGGAAGGAGGAGGCCGGGGCGCCGGGCGGCGGCGCAGGCATGGCGGCGGGCTTCCCGTACGCGCTGCGCGCTTACCTCGGCTACCAGGCGGTGCCGAGCGGCAGCAGCGGGAGCCTCTCCACGTCCTCGTCGTCCAGCCCGCCCGGCACGCCGAGCCCCGCCGACGCCAAGGCGCCCCCGGCCGCCTGCTACGCGGGGGCCGCGCCGCCGCCCTCGCAGGTCAAGAGCAAGGCCAAGAAGACAGTGGACAAGCACAGCGACGAGTACAAGATCCGGCGCGAGCGCAACAACATCGCCGTGCGCAAGAGCCGCGACAAGGCCAAGATGCGCAACCTGGAGACGCAGCACAAGGTCCTGGAGCTCACGGCCGAGAACGAGCGGCTGCAGAAGAAGGTGGAGCAGCTGTCGCGCGAGCTCAGCACCCTGCGGAACTTGTTCAAGCAGCTGCCCGAGCCCCTGCTCGCCTCCTCCGGCCACTGCTAG